The Anaerohalosphaeraceae bacterium region CAGAATCGCGGGACGGGCTGTGTTGGTTTCTTCTCAGTTTTTTCTCCCTCCAGCACATCCATGCAAAGATAGATTATTTCTTGTTATGAGGATTTCTTTTTCGGCCCAACATTTGAACCAGAACAATCATAAGAAATGCAAGAATCGGAATCTCAACCCAAATAACGCGGTCTTTTTCCACGGGCCACAGACGGACAATTTCATAAGCCCCGCACAGCATTGCAAAAGCGACAAAAAGGATGGCTAATATTCGAATCATTTAATTTCTTGGCAAGGATGTCCAAAAAGCATCGATTACAGGACGGCCAAAATAATCACCGGGCAGGAAAATGGGCGGAGGCGGTTCAGGTGAAGGACACTGAAACGGTGGCAAGAGAGGCCAGACACAAATCCCTGCACAAATAAGCCCCACTCCAACAATACACTTATCATGGGCGGGACCGGAAAATCGATAGCACCAAAAAGTTCCCACGGTAAAACACTTGACATAGCATTCAGTAAAAGGCATTAGGCCGGATGGGTCAACGTAATTCACCGGATTGTTTTTTACGTACAAATACGGATGAAGGGCTTGGGGAGATTCATCCAGATTCAGATAGGGCAGCAGCCAGCCGACAGTGCCCTGAAGCTGGACAGGTGCCAGAATCGGGTCGCGGGAGAGGAATCGGCCGAGGGCGGGGGCGTAATAGCGGGCGCAGAGAAAAATCAGGTTGTCCGCCTCGGGGAACCGGCTTTCGCCCGTGAAGCCGTAGGGATTGTCGGCTGTCCCCCAAACCCCCCGCACATTGCCGAACCCGTCATACATATAGGATACCATACGCTGCCCGAAGGCATCCGTCAACTGCCGCACCGACCCCAGCCCGTCATCATAATAAAATGCATCCAGCCGGCACAGTTCATACGGATTAGATCATCCATAACTATATGTTGCCTGAATGACATCTGCATCGTCTGTTTCCACATATTGAAAAAGTTTTCGTTTATTTCTTCTGTGCCGTTTTATGGTTTCGTCATCCTGTAGATTGTATACTGTTCCCCGCGAACATCTATCATCATAACGCATGCTTGGCCATTCTCAAAGGAAACATCATAGAGAAAAAAATCTCCTCCCGGGAAAATGGTTTGTAATTCAAGTTTATAATCACATCTTGGAACACTATTGAGAGCGGTTTGAATTTCTTTTTTTACATCTTCTG contains the following coding sequences:
- a CDS encoding RHS repeat-associated core domain-containing protein — encoded protein: MRQLTDAFGQRMVSYMYDGFGNVRGVWGTADNPYGFTGESRFPEADNLIFLCARYYAPALGRFLSRDPILAPVQLQGTVGWLLPYLNLDESPQALHPYLYVKNNPVNYVDPSGLMPFTECYVKCFTVGTFWCYRFSGPAHDKCIVGVGLICAGICVWPLLPPFQCPSPEPPPPIFLPGDYFGRPVIDAFWTSLPRN